The genomic region TTAGCAATATCGTATAAAAAATTTGGTGAAGAAAAAAGAAGTAAAAGTAAAAACAGAAAATAGTTTAGAAACAATAGAGTTAGGCGAAAGGCTTTCTTATTGTTTAAAGAAAGGCGATTTAATTCTTGTAAAAGGAGAACTTGGAGCAGGAAAATCTACTTTTATTAAAGGTATAGGAAAAGGTTTTAAAATATTAAATGAAATAAAATCTCCTTCTTTTATTATTGTTAATGAATACAAAGGAAAAGAGTTATCACTCTATCATATAGATCTATATAGAATAAATGGAGTTGAAATTTTTGAACTTGGTTTAAAAGAATTTTTAAATAAAGGAGTTGTTGCTATTGAGTGGGCAGATAAAGTTGAAGAATTTTTTTCTGATTTTGATTTAATTGAAGTGAAGATTGAGATTTTAAGTGAAAATGAAAGATTGATTAATATAATAATCAAAGGAGAGGATTTAATAAAAAGA from Caldisericia bacterium harbors:
- the tsaE gene encoding tRNA (adenosine(37)-N6)-threonylcarbamoyltransferase complex ATPase subunit type 1 TsaE, yielding MKKKEVKVKTENSLETIELGERLSYCLKKGDLILVKGELGAGKSTFIKGIGKGFKILNEIKSPSFIIVNEYKGKELSLYHIDLYRINGVEIFELGLKEFLNKGVVAIEWADKVEEFFSDFDLIEVKIEILSENERLINIIIKGEDLIKRCYKFH